A window of the Roseovarius carneus genome harbors these coding sequences:
- a CDS encoding class I SAM-dependent methyltransferase, with protein sequence MSKQLTPNVVGTITCYSEGVANDYADYPDSGFDLTDEYAATSFWVSSRNRLFSWLVHRERDRLGQARLLDVGCGTGNFAQHLSKDGTLTVTGSEIYLKGLQFAQKRQPDIEFIQYDVTEGILDRRYEIITAFDVFEHIEADVTGLQNVHEMLTEEGVFIVSVPQHMFLWSKLDEIVFHKRRYSRAEMVGKLRQTGFTPVRVTSHVFTLFPLMWLSRLLDKVKPDSPATEDTDNLSDRVTFSPVVNWVFNKIMFIDEALIRVGIPLPVGGTLVVVARKNAP encoded by the coding sequence ATGAGCAAACAGCTAACCCCAAACGTTGTCGGCACGATCACTTGCTACAGCGAAGGCGTGGCCAACGATTACGCAGACTACCCTGACAGCGGATTTGATCTGACAGATGAATACGCCGCAACCAGTTTCTGGGTTAGTTCGCGCAACCGCCTGTTCAGCTGGCTTGTCCACCGCGAGCGAGATCGCCTAGGGCAAGCCCGCCTTTTGGATGTAGGCTGCGGCACCGGGAATTTTGCCCAGCATCTAAGCAAAGACGGCACATTGACCGTGACTGGCTCCGAGATTTACCTCAAGGGGTTACAGTTTGCGCAAAAACGCCAGCCGGATATTGAGTTTATCCAATACGATGTCACCGAAGGCATCTTGGATCGGCGCTATGAAATCATCACTGCCTTTGATGTGTTTGAACACATCGAGGCAGACGTCACCGGGTTGCAAAACGTCCACGAAATGCTGACTGAGGAGGGCGTGTTCATTGTATCTGTGCCGCAGCATATGTTCCTTTGGAGCAAGCTGGATGAAATCGTTTTTCACAAACGCCGTTATTCGCGGGCGGAGATGGTGGGCAAGCTGCGCCAAACAGGGTTCACACCTGTGCGCGTCACCTCCCATGTGTTCACCCTGTTTCCACTGATGTGGCTGTCGCGTCTGCTGGATAAGGTCAAACCAGACAGCCCCGCGACAGAAGACACAGATAACCTGTCGGATCGGGTCACGTTTTCGCCGGTCGTGAACTGGGTGTTCAACAAGATCATGTTTATTGACGAAGCGCTGATCCGCGTTGGAATTCCCCTACCTGTCGGGGGCACATTGGTGGTTGTCGCCCGTAAAAACGCACCATGA
- a CDS encoding GtrA family protein, with protein sequence MEFPYLSGAHWWLSPVKTHHEVLVMNMEMSRFLLAGGVNFVFTFLVFTGALKVMHTGYVAALLLAWISGNILTYVLNFVWVFRPEDRLSFGMRFFKYLTAGAFSIAANLMALSALVEIGGFDPFWAQLIVMPFIIAFNFIAAKFWSLKKAPPLP encoded by the coding sequence TTGGAATTCCCCTACCTGTCGGGGGCACATTGGTGGTTGTCGCCCGTAAAAACGCACCATGAGGTCTTAGTTATGAACATGGAAATGTCCCGCTTTTTATTGGCTGGCGGGGTGAATTTCGTGTTCACTTTTCTGGTGTTCACTGGGGCCCTAAAGGTTATGCACACTGGCTATGTCGCGGCTTTGTTATTGGCCTGGATATCGGGCAATATCCTGACATATGTTCTGAATTTCGTCTGGGTGTTCCGCCCCGAAGACCGCCTGTCCTTCGGGATGCGGTTTTTCAAATACCTCACGGCGGGGGCCTTTTCGATTGCAGCAAACTTGATGGCCCTTTCTGCTTTGGTTGAGATCGGCGGCTTTGATCCATTTTGGGCGCAGTTGATCGTCATGCCCTTTATTATCGCATTCAACTTTATAGCCGCTAAATTTTGGTCCCTCAAAAAAGCCCCCCCCCTGCCATGA